TACATGCCGCCCATGCCCGGGCCGCCAGCCGGCGCGGCCGGCTTGTCTTCCTTCTTCTCGACGATGACCGCTTCGGTCGTCAGCAGCAGACCGGCGATCGAGGCCGAGTTCTGGAGGGCCGTACGCGTGACCTTGGTCGGGTCGATGACACCGGCCTGCACGAGGTCTTCGTACGTGTCGGTGAGGGCGTTGTAGCCGAAGCTCGTCTCCTTGGCCGTGCGGATCTTCTCGATCACGATCGAGCCTTCACCACCGGCGTTCTGGACGATCATGCGGAGCGGCTCTTCGATGGCGCGACGGATGATGTCGACACCGATCTGCTCGTCACGGTCGGCCAGCTTGATGTCCTTGAGCACGTGCTGCGAGCGCACCAGCGCCACACCACCGCCCGGGACGATGCCTTCCTCGACGGCCGCACGCGTGGCGTGCAGGGCGTCTTCGACGCGCGCCTTCTTCTCCTTCATCTCGGCTTCGGTCGCGGCGCCGACGTTGATGACGGCCACGCCACCGGCGAGCTTCGCGAGACGCTCCTGGAGCTTCTCCCGATCGTAGTCCGACGTGCTCTTGTCGATGGCAGCGCGGATTTCCTTCACGCGGCCTTCGATGTCCTTCTGCTCACCGGCGCCGTCGATGATCGTCGTGTTGTCCTTGTCGATCACGATGCGCTTGGCCGAGCCGAGGTCCGTGAGGACCGCGTTCTCGAGCTTGAAGCCGACTTCGTCAGAGATGACCTGACCCTTGGTCAGCGTGGCGATGTCCTGCAGCATGGCCTTGCGGCGGTCACCGAAGCCCGGGGCCTTCACGGCGCAGATGCGCAGCGTGCCACGCAGCTTGTTGACGACGAGCGTGGCGAGCGCCTCGCCCTCGACGTCTTCGGCGATGATGAGCAGGGGCTTGCCGAGCTGCGCCACCTTCTCGAGGACCGGAAGCAGGTCCTTCATGGCCGAGATCTTCTTGTCGTGAATCAGGATGAGGGCGTTCTCGAGAACGGCCTCCATCTTCTCCGGATCCGTGACGAAGTACGGCGAGAGGTAGCCGCGGTCGAACTGCATGCCGTCGACCGTCTCGAGCGTCGTCTCGAGGCCCTTGGCCTCTTCCACGGTGATCACGCCGTCCTTGCCGACCTTCTCCATCGCTTCCGCGATGAGGTTGCCGATCTCGGGATCGTTGTTGGCCGAGATCGTGCCGACCTGCGCGATTTCCTTCTTGCCGCTGGTGGGCACGGAGATCTTGCGCAGCTCTTCGACGATGGCGGCCACGGCCTTCTCGATGCCGCGCTTGAGCGCCATCGGGTTGGAGCCGGCCGTCACGTTCTTGAGGCCTTCACGGAAGATGGCCTGGGCGAGCACGGTCGCGGTGGTGGTGCCGTCGCCGGCGAGATCGGAGGTCTTGGTCGCGACCTCCTTCACCATCTGCGCGCCCATGTTCTCGATGGGGTCCGCGAGCTCGATCTCCTTGGCGACGGTGACGCCGTCCTTGGTGACCGTGGGGGCGCCGAACTTCTTGTCGATGACGACGTTGCGACCCTTGGGGCCGAGCGTGACCTTCACCGCTTCGGCGAGCTGGTCGACGCCGCGCTTCAGAGCCGCGCGCGCGTCAACGTTGAAATGCAGTTCCTTGGCTGCCATGGTAGCTGAATTCGGTTAGGGGGCGGTTCAGTTGAGCACGGCGAGGATATCGGACTCGCGCAGAATGAGGAGCGCCTCACCCTCGATCGTCACCTCGGTGCCGCTGTACTTCCCGTAGAGCACCTTGTCGCCGACCTTCACGTCCATCGGCACACGGGCTTCCTTCTCGAAACGACCCGGGCCCACGGCGACGATGGTGCCCTGCTGGGGCTTTTCCTTCGCGGTGTCGGGGATGTACAGCCCACCGCGCATCTGCTCCGCCTCTTCGGACGGCTTCACGACGACGCGATCAGCCAGAGGCGCGACCTTCTGGTTGGCCATGAGTGCTTGTCTCCTGCGATGTGTCAGGGGATCAGTCTGGAATATCGGACTGGTATTAGCACTCGCATGGGTTGAGTGCTAACACGCGAAACCTACCCACGCCATGGAGGGGCGTCAAGGCCCGCCGAAGCTCACAGGAAATGCACAAGTCGTTTATTTACAATAGTTTACACTTCTGCCAACACGACAGCGCCCCTGCAGAACTTGCAGACGACACCACGCTTCGCCTGTCAGCCTGGCAGGGTTTCCGGGGACTCGACCTCTTCCAACGACCCACTGTGCAGGCTCCGCGCCACGCCGTCAGGCCCCCGAATGACCACCCCGCCATCGGCTGTGATGCCCTCCACCACGCCCGGCGATGGCGAGCGCACCAACCGCCCCACCATGCGGTCACGAGCCGCCCACGCCGCACACTCCGCGTCGCCCAACGGCCCTGTGCACGCTGCGGCTCGGCGCAGCGCCGGCACCACGGCGATGAGCAGCGCATCGCGGCTCACATCACCGCGGAGCTGCGACGCACGAAACGCACCTGGGGATTGCACGACCGGCGCTGTCTGGCGATTGATGCCCACGCCAATGGCCACCCACTCCGGCATGCCGTCGCGCCACCGTGCCTCGATCAGAATGCCCCCCAGCTTGCCACTGGCCAGCCAGAGATCATTGGGCCAC
This region of Gemmatimonas sp. UBA7669 genomic DNA includes:
- the groL gene encoding chaperonin GroEL (60 kDa chaperone family; promotes refolding of misfolded polypeptides especially under stressful conditions; forms two stacked rings of heptamers to form a barrel-shaped 14mer; ends can be capped by GroES; misfolded proteins enter the barrel where they are refolded when GroES binds) encodes the protein MAAKELHFNVDARAALKRGVDQLAEAVKVTLGPKGRNVVIDKKFGAPTVTKDGVTVAKEIELADPIENMGAQMVKEVATKTSDLAGDGTTTATVLAQAIFREGLKNVTAGSNPMALKRGIEKAVAAIVEELRKISVPTSGKKEIAQVGTISANNDPEIGNLIAEAMEKVGKDGVITVEEAKGLETTLETVDGMQFDRGYLSPYFVTDPEKMEAVLENALILIHDKKISAMKDLLPVLEKVAQLGKPLLIIAEDVEGEALATLVVNKLRGTLRICAVKAPGFGDRRKAMLQDIATLTKGQVISDEVGFKLENAVLTDLGSAKRIVIDKDNTTIIDGAGEQKDIEGRVKEIRAAIDKSTSDYDREKLQERLAKLAGGVAVINVGAATEAEMKEKKARVEDALHATRAAVEEGIVPGGGVALVRSQHVLKDIKLADRDEQIGVDIIRRAIEEPLRMIVQNAGGEGSIVIEKIRTAKETSFGYNALTDTYEDLVQAGVIDPTKVTRTALQNSASIAGLLLTTEAVIVEKKEDKPAAPAGGPGMGGMY
- a CDS encoding co-chaperone GroES, giving the protein MANQKVAPLADRVVVKPSEEAEQMRGGLYIPDTAKEKPQQGTIVAVGPGRFEKEARVPMDVKVGDKVLYGKYSGTEVTIEGEALLILRESDILAVLN
- a CDS encoding biotin--[acetyl-CoA-carboxylase] ligase translates to MPEEHRRDVAPSAAPSGAPSAEVIAALGLARLDYHVRVTSTMDVAHAIAADGAPSGTLVLASSQEQGRGRSGKAWRSAPDAGLWCTLIERPRDARALDVLALRVGLHLATALDALVDVRREGPVQLKWPNDLWLASGKLGGILIEARWRDGMPEWVAIGVGINRQTAPVVQSPGAFRASQLRGDVSRDALLIAVVPALRRAAACTGPLGDAECAAWAARDRMVGRLVRSPSPGVVEGITADGGVVIRGPDGVARSLHSGSLEEVESPETLPG